The Campylobacter sp. CN_NE2 genome contains a region encoding:
- a CDS encoding beta-ketoacyl synthase chain length factor translates to MQNKVYFNISKFDAIIDTGANLGELEIYKKSPDLTHIAPIERRRLSKGARFCISLLKECDEMPVIFSSKHGEINRCFSLQSSLARLEPLSPASFCISVHNAIVAQNAIFAKNRAEISAISTNLSLENGILNAVAKFDEFDKIAIISYFESINNELMNENDLIYAILVVVEKGKNFSIEISPNNEPNLANLTKNSDFEFLLNLKNHKKSWVTKEQDLSWKWVDETAI, encoded by the coding sequence TTGCAAAATAAAGTCTATTTTAATATTTCCAAATTCGACGCTATTATCGATACTGGCGCGAATTTAGGTGAGCTTGAAATTTACAAAAAAAGTCCAGATTTAACGCATATCGCCCCTATTGAGCGAAGAAGACTTAGTAAGGGGGCTAGATTTTGCATTTCGCTCTTAAAAGAGTGCGATGAAATGCCTGTGATTTTTAGCTCAAAGCACGGCGAGATAAATCGCTGTTTTTCTTTGCAATCTAGCCTAGCTAGACTTGAACCGCTCTCTCCTGCTTCATTTTGCATTAGCGTTCATAATGCGATTGTGGCACAAAATGCGATTTTTGCCAAAAACAGGGCTGAAATTTCAGCGATTTCTACAAATTTAAGCCTAGAAAACGGAATTTTAAATGCCGTAGCTAAATTTGATGAATTTGATAAAATAGCGATTATTAGCTATTTTGAGAGCATAAATAATGAACTTATGAACGAAAATGATTTGATTTATGCGATTTTGGTTGTAGTAGAAAAAGGCAAAAATTTTAGCATTGAAATTTCACCAAATAACGAGCCAAATTTAGCAAATTTGACTAAAAATAGCGATTTTGAATTTTTGCTAAATCTAAAAAATCACAAAAAATCTTGGGTTACAAAAGAGCAAGATTTAAGCTGGAAATGGGTCGATGAAACTGCTATTTAG
- a CDS encoding AMP-binding protein, which yields MREFIQNLSEISEQICKFAAVLKNKNIKRTQIFLSDMSEFKIAFFGAMLAGTKPELLRDNHFEDGFFGIDDEKFAKICAEFENLSEFGELNLNGSEIFYLKTSGSTGKPKNIQKSLLDMVLEAKHLAKALNLSSQEQFLASVTHQNMFGLTFKFFLPLVLDAKSYKGEYNYPEIIFDQSLNGSILISSPTILNALYQHKNAKKIANLKMIISAGARLPQNLRDELNKITNAKIVDIYGSSETGVVGANLGMGLKKFEPVNLEVGSKGELIITSPWCKRFESSDSGEIRGDDIILHGRLDRIVKFSEKRVNLDAIEEKLNQNELIKDCKLGLHPKFERILALIVLSESGEEEFRKNGKKSVVENLKKYLKYDFGSVVRYFKIVSKVPYSAQSKVKKDDFIKAYETYEMPEFTQISQNEFKAKIKPSDFYFDGHFASFPVVPGFMQFKFARICAEKLGYDLQNLSHIPSIKFMHFIRPNDEIIVSFEKKEKTLSFKIKSQKECCNGKISL from the coding sequence ATGCGTGAATTTATACAAAATTTAAGTGAAATTTCGGAGCAAATTTGCAAATTTGCAGCTGTTTTAAAAAATAAAAACATAAAGCGAACTCAAATTTTCCTAAGCGATATGAGTGAGTTTAAAATCGCCTTTTTTGGGGCGATGCTAGCAGGGACAAAACCTGAACTTTTAAGAGATAATCATTTTGAAGACGGTTTTTTTGGCATTGATGATGAAAAATTTGCCAAGATTTGTGCTGAGTTTGAAAATTTGAGCGAATTTGGCGAATTAAATTTAAACGGAAGCGAGATTTTTTATCTAAAAACTTCGGGAAGCACAGGCAAACCAAAAAACATTCAAAAGTCGCTTTTGGATATGGTCTTAGAAGCAAAGCATTTAGCAAAAGCCCTAAATTTAAGCTCCCAAGAGCAGTTTTTAGCCAGTGTAACTCACCAAAATATGTTTGGGCTGACATTTAAGTTTTTTTTGCCGTTAGTTTTGGACGCGAAGTCTTATAAGGGCGAATACAACTACCCTGAAATTATTTTTGATCAAAGCCTAAATGGCTCTATTTTGATCTCATCGCCTACGATTTTAAACGCACTTTATCAGCACAAAAACGCCAAAAAAATAGCAAATTTAAAAATGATAATCTCAGCAGGAGCTAGGCTTCCGCAAAATTTGCGAGATGAATTAAATAAAATCACAAATGCTAAAATCGTCGATATTTACGGATCTAGCGAAACGGGCGTTGTAGGGGCAAATTTAGGAATGGGGCTTAAAAAATTTGAGCCTGTGAATTTAGAAGTGGGCAGTAAAGGCGAACTCATCATAACTTCGCCTTGGTGCAAAAGGTTCGAAAGTAGCGATAGCGGCGAGATTAGAGGCGATGATATTATTTTGCACGGACGGCTTGATAGGATTGTTAAATTTAGCGAAAAGCGCGTAAATTTAGACGCCATAGAAGAAAAATTAAATCAAAATGAACTTATAAAAGACTGCAAACTAGGGCTTCACCCAAAATTTGAGCGAATTTTGGCTTTGATAGTTTTAAGCGAGAGCGGCGAAGAAGAGTTTAGAAAAAACGGCAAAAAAAGCGTCGTAGAAAACTTAAAAAAATATCTAAAATATGATTTTGGCTCGGTTGTAAGGTATTTTAAAATAGTCAGCAAAGTCCCGTATTCTGCGCAAAGTAAGGTAAAAAAAGATGATTTCATAAAAGCTTATGAAACCTACGAAATGCCTGAATTTACGCAAATTTCGCAAAATGAATTCAAGGCAAAGATTAAGCCAAGTGATTTTTATTTTGACGGACATTTTGCGAGTTTTCCTGTGGTACCGGGCTTTATGCAGTTTAAATTTGCTAGGATTTGCGCAGAAAAATTAGGATATGATTTGCAAAATTTAAGCCATATTCCAAGCATAAAATTTATGCACTTTATCCGTCCAAATGACGAAATAATCGTATCGTTTGAGAAAAAAGAAAAAACGCTAAGTTTTAAAATCAAAAGTCAAAAAGAGTGTTGCAATGGAAAAATCAGCCTTTAA
- a CDS encoding DNA gyrase subunit B, which translates to MKTFLKAIITLFSVIYPFGIVFFREFSLYLLIIMAILWGLRGILEFGFESKNLSEFGKFSFVMCGFFALCAVFSAYGIKYLYPVLINAFLGAVFYFSLANTPMITKFAMLKERNLEPKALIYTRNLTKIWIGFFIFNGLISAILACFENKIYWGVYCGAISYVLVGALLFGEIIFRKFYIKNA; encoded by the coding sequence TTGAAAACTTTTTTAAAGGCGATAATTACGCTTTTTAGCGTGATTTATCCTTTTGGAATTGTCTTTTTTAGAGAGTTTAGCCTTTATTTATTGATTATAATGGCGATTTTATGGGGACTGCGCGGGATTTTGGAATTTGGCTTTGAGAGCAAAAATTTAAGCGAATTTGGTAAATTTAGTTTTGTTATGTGCGGTTTTTTCGCACTTTGTGCGGTTTTTAGTGCTTATGGGATAAAATATCTTTATCCTGTGCTAATAAATGCTTTTTTGGGGGCAGTTTTTTATTTTAGCTTAGCTAACACGCCGATGATAACTAAATTTGCTATGTTAAAAGAAAGAAATTTAGAGCCAAAAGCTTTGATTTATACTAGAAATTTAACCAAAATTTGGATAGGATTTTTTATTTTTAACGGGCTTATAAGTGCGATTTTGGCGTGTTTTGAAAACAAAATTTATTGGGGTGTTTATTGTGGGGCGATTTCTTATGTTTTGGTAGGAGCGTTGCTTTTTGGCGAGATTATTTTTAGGAAGTTTTATATAAAAAATGCGTGA
- a CDS encoding lysophospholipid acyltransferase family protein has protein sequence MKLLFRRICVALCFASFGIICMVGNLFFIPVIILRLNKFKIIENFARDLVFVAWRVFLYLIVFYGYAKIDFRAKFVRKDSAIIIIANHPSLLDVVLLLSHIRRANCIVKASLAKNIFLFGAIKSANYILNTENEKMLELSKKALQNGENLIIFPEGTRTKDKIYMQKGAFYIAINCAKELIALGIKMSPKSLKKGQSWYDTPQNKIKYEVDILENLDLSKFEKSRSNPIRVRLLHEKMQNLYERQDL, from the coding sequence ATGAAACTGCTATTTAGGCGAATTTGCGTAGCGTTATGCTTTGCAAGTTTTGGCATTATTTGCATGGTTGGAAATCTCTTTTTTATTCCCGTAATAATACTGCGATTAAACAAATTTAAAATCATAGAAAATTTCGCTAGGGATTTGGTTTTTGTGGCTTGGCGAGTGTTTTTGTATTTGATTGTGTTTTATGGATACGCAAAAATAGATTTTAGAGCAAAATTTGTTCGCAAAGATAGCGCTATCATCATCATCGCAAACCACCCGTCCTTGCTCGATGTTGTGTTGCTTTTATCTCACATACGCAGGGCAAATTGCATAGTAAAGGCAAGTTTAGCAAAAAATATTTTTTTATTTGGGGCGATAAAATCGGCAAATTATATTTTAAATACAGAAAATGAAAAAATGCTAGAACTATCAAAAAAAGCGTTGCAAAATGGAGAAAATTTGATTATTTTTCCAGAAGGCACTCGCACGAAGGATAAAATTTACATGCAAAAAGGCGCATTTTATATAGCCATAAACTGCGCAAAAGAGCTAATTGCGCTAGGCATAAAAATGTCGCCAAAAAGCTTAAAAAAAGGACAATCGTGGTATGATACGCCACAAAATAAGATAAAATATGAAGTGGATATTTTAGAAAATTTAGATTTGAGCAAATTTGAAAAATCTCGTTCAAATCCGATTCGAGTTAGATTATTACACGAAAAAATGCAAAATTTATATGAAAGGCAAGATTTATGA
- a CDS encoding phosphopantetheine-binding protein — translation MSDLILEIKEMIISGLNLEDMSVSDIDENAPLFGEGLGLDSVDALELGLLIQKKYDIVINSKTENVKEIFANVVNLADFISKNRK, via the coding sequence ATGAGTGATCTTATTTTAGAGATTAAAGAGATGATTATCTCAGGGCTTAACCTTGAAGATATGAGCGTGAGCGACATCGACGAAAATGCACCGCTTTTTGGAGAAGGACTTGGGCTCGATAGCGTCGATGCGCTTGAACTTGGACTTTTGATCCAAAAAAAATATGACATTGTTATAAACTCAAAAACTGAAAATGTCAAAGAAATTTTCGCAAATGTCGTAAATTTGGCAGATTTTATATCAAAAAATAGGAAATAA
- a CDS encoding formate hydrogenlyase complex iron-sulfur subunit, which yields MKIIDLLKKSGVVTSPYPLQPYEVSENFRGKPEYNYSFCIGCAACGIACPPNAISVKIEDKSVVWRYNTGRCIFCGRCEEVCPTGAIKLSDKFELGVNFNKNDLLVQGEMEAQICTKCEKPFTSKRFIKSALNKINSSNMSSKRKKLALSYTQICPDCKREITSTAMREKDYQRIE from the coding sequence ATGAAAATAATTGATTTATTGAAAAAAAGCGGCGTAGTTACAAGCCCGTATCCGTTGCAACCTTATGAAGTAAGTGAAAATTTTCGTGGCAAACCCGAATATAACTACTCTTTTTGCATAGGCTGTGCCGCATGTGGCATTGCTTGTCCGCCAAATGCCATAAGTGTTAAAATAGAAGACAAAAGCGTAGTATGGAGATATAACACAGGCAGATGTATTTTTTGTGGTCGATGTGAAGAAGTTTGCCCGACAGGAGCCATAAAATTAAGCGATAAATTTGAACTAGGCGTAAATTTTAACAAAAACGACTTGTTGGTTCAAGGCGAAATGGAAGCTCAAATTTGCACCAAATGCGAAAAACCTTTTACTTCAAAAAGGTTTATAAAATCGGCATTAAATAAAATAAATTCGTCAAATATGAGTAGCAAACGAAAAAAATTAGCGCTAAGCTATACGCAAATTTGCCCTGATTGCAAACGAGAGATTACTTCTACGGCAATGCGTGAAAAAGATTATCAAAGGATTGAGTGA
- a CDS encoding NADH-quinone oxidoreductase subunit B family protein: MSGDDKLKFLKQIRRSFSVFRVDCGGCNGCEIEIFAGISPLWDPERFGFKLVANPRHADILLVTGPVTRQMYYPLLRAYEAVPEPKIVVALGACGISGGIFHDSYGVWGGVQNIIPVDVFIPGCPPHPAGIIYGLANALGLVEQKQKEEKFDKDDEFVNLEQKSLIGDTNFEKLVLQKAKFLMSYVHAKELYEKFISALGSCDDTKDSSKAKEAILQAIEKEDDPRFKECMGIIFNDVYAKFIQSENIDLKSISWS, from the coding sequence ATGAGCGGTGATGATAAATTAAAATTTTTAAAACAAATTAGACGCAGTTTTAGCGTTTTTCGTGTGGATTGTGGCGGTTGTAATGGTTGCGAGATAGAGATTTTTGCAGGAATTTCTCCGCTTTGGGATCCTGAAAGATTTGGTTTTAAACTTGTCGCAAACCCGCGCCACGCCGATATTTTGCTTGTAACGGGTCCTGTTACAAGGCAGATGTATTATCCGCTTTTAAGAGCTTATGAAGCAGTTCCTGAACCAAAAATAGTAGTAGCCTTAGGCGCATGTGGCATAAGTGGCGGAATTTTCCATGATAGTTACGGCGTTTGGGGCGGTGTGCAAAATATAATTCCGGTTGATGTTTTTATTCCGGGCTGTCCGCCGCATCCAGCCGGTATCATTTATGGTTTGGCAAATGCGCTTGGGCTAGTCGAACAAAAACAAAAAGAAGAAAAATTTGATAAAGATGACGAATTTGTAAATTTAGAACAAAAATCGTTAATCGGCGATACAAATTTTGAAAAATTAGTTCTACAAAAGGCAAAATTTTTGATGAGCTATGTTCATGCGAAAGAGCTTTATGAAAAATTTATTTCTGCTTTGGGTAGTTGCGATGACACAAAAGATAGCTCAAAGGCAAAAGAAGCTATCTTACAAGCTATCGAAAAAGAAGACGATCCGCGTTTTAAAGAGTGCATGGGTATTATTTTTAACGATGTTTATGCGAAATTTATACAAAGCGAAAATATAGATTTAAAATCGATTTCATGGTCGTAA
- a CDS encoding acyl carrier protein yields MDKNQIFEILKQALVELFEIDESKISLDAKIYEDLDIDSIDAIDLVDFVKKQTGHKLMPEDFKAIKTLGDIVEVVAKKYQIGE; encoded by the coding sequence ATGGATAAAAATCAGATTTTTGAAATTCTAAAACAGGCTTTGGTTGAGCTTTTTGAGATAGATGAAAGCAAAATTTCGCTTGATGCTAAGATTTATGAAGACTTAGACATAGATAGCATTGATGCGATTGATTTGGTTGATTTTGTCAAAAAACAAACAGGTCATAAACTAATGCCAGAAGACTTCAAAGCCATAAAAACGCTTGGCGATATTGTTGAGGTCGTGGCGAAAAAATACCAAATCGGCGAGTAA
- a CDS encoding glycosyltransferase family 2 protein has translation MEKSAFKPVFLVPYYNHPAKIAVLVENLSKMGEILIIDDGSDEVSKNALIGLKAEIFTRENNGGKGAALKDGFKIALQKGYTHAFQIDADFQHDISKCDDFLQIAQINPHSLICANPIYDENAPKSRFYGRKITNFWCAINSLSSDIKDGMCGFRIYPLKEICEILPSVKDDRMGFDIEILVQAYRAKINLKWIELKVRYEKGGVSHFRMFRDNFQISLTHARLFFTLPLWLVKRAFHG, from the coding sequence ATGGAAAAATCAGCCTTTAAGCCTGTTTTTTTGGTGCCTTACTACAACCACCCCGCTAAAATCGCCGTTTTAGTAGAAAATTTATCAAAAATGGGCGAGATTTTAATCATCGATGACGGCAGTGATGAAGTTAGCAAAAATGCACTAATCGGCTTAAAAGCTGAAATTTTTACTCGCGAAAACAACGGCGGCAAGGGCGCTGCACTCAAAGACGGATTTAAAATCGCTTTGCAAAAAGGCTACACTCACGCATTTCAAATCGATGCTGATTTTCAGCATGATATTTCAAAATGCGACGATTTTTTGCAAATCGCACAAATAAATCCGCACTCGCTAATATGCGCCAATCCGATTTACGATGAAAATGCACCAAAAAGCCGTTTTTACGGACGCAAAATAACAAATTTTTGGTGCGCCATAAATTCTCTTTCAAGCGACATAAAAGACGGCATGTGCGGGTTTAGAATTTATCCCTTAAAAGAGATTTGCGAAATTTTACCAAGCGTAAAAGATGATCGCATGGGCTTTGATATCGAAATTTTGGTTCAAGCTTACAGAGCGAAAATAAACCTAAAATGGATTGAGCTGAAAGTTCGCTACGAGAAGGGCGGGGTTAGCCATTTTCGCATGTTTAGGGATAATTTTCAAATTTCACTAACCCACGCAAGGCTGTTTTTCACGCTTCCCTTATGGTTGGTAAAAAGGGCATTTCATGGCTAA